From Diospyros lotus cultivar Yz01 chromosome 4, ASM1463336v1, whole genome shotgun sequence, a single genomic window includes:
- the LOC127799955 gene encoding uncharacterized WD repeat-containing protein C2A9.03-like isoform X2 codes for MLRNLLWATSKHDAYLVQNYSLMHWSALLRRGKEVLDVARPIEPTLPYPSSPTQTLSRVQVSSMAVKDNLLVAGGIKGELICKYLDQPGVAFATRISTREFAITNAVDISHNPSGTVRIIAANNDAHVRIYDSGNFTCLNTFSFPWSVNNTTANPDGKLLAVLGDSTECLIADAQSGKVVGNLKGHLDYSFASAWHPDGRVLATGNQDTTCRLWDIRNLSRSFALLKGRMGAIRAIRFTSDGRFMAMAEPADFLHIYDTQSDYTKAQEIDIFGEIAGFSFSPDAEALFVGIADRTYGSVMEFNRRHCYRYLDPIY; via the exons ATG TTGAGGAATCTTCTATGGGCAACCTCGAAGCATGATGCATATCTTGTCCAAAACTACTCCCTAATGCACTGGTCCGCCCTTCTTAGGAGGGGCAAAGAAGTACTAGATGTTGCCAGACCTATCGAGCCAACACTA cCATACCCCAGTTCCCCGACACAGACCCTGTCCAGAGTCCAAGTAAGCTCCATGGCTGTTAAAGATAATCTACTGGTTGCAGGTGGTATCAAGGGGGAGCTTATCTGCAAG TATTTAGACCAGCCTGGGGTTGCCTTTGCCACAAGAATAAGCACCAGGGAATTCGCTATAACTAATGCAGTGGACATATCACACAATCCCAG TGGCACAGTACGAATTATAGCTGCGAACAACGATGCTCATGTGAGAATATATGATTCTGGGAATTTCACATGCCTCAACACTTTCTCCTTTCCTTGGTCTGTCAAT AACACTACGGCCAATCCTGATGGTAAATTACTGGCAGTCCTTGGTGATAGTACAGAGTGCTTGATTGCCGATGCTCAGTCTGGAAAG GTCGTAGGGAATCTGAAGGGGCACTTGGATTACTCATTTGCTTCGGCCTGGCACCCAGACGGGCGAGTCCTGGCAACAGGAAACCAGGACACAACCTGCAGATTGTGGGACATCAGAAACCTCTCCCGGTCCTTTGCTCTGCTCAAGGGGAGAATGGGCGCGATCCGAGCCATACGGTTCACCTCAGATGGCCGGTTCATGGCCATGGCTGAGCCCGCAGACTTTCTCCATATCTACGACACACAGTCCGACTACACCAAGGCGCAGGAGATCGACATTTTCGGAGAGATTGCCGGGTTCTCCTTCAGCCCTGATGCTGAAGCACTGTTTGTTGGCATTGCGGATCGTACTTATGGTAGTGTAATGGAGTTTAACAGGAGGCATTGTTACCGTTATTTGGATCCCATATATTAG